In one Nicotiana sylvestris chromosome 8, ASM39365v2, whole genome shotgun sequence genomic region, the following are encoded:
- the LOC138875503 gene encoding uncharacterized protein — MARGCILQSCNQESHCRLRQRSYFCRFGVPEFIITDNAANLNSDLMKAMCKTFIIKHKNSTAYRPQMNEAVEDANKNIKKILRKMVENHKQWHEKLPFSLLGYRTTVRTSTGATSYMLVYGTEVVIRAEVEIPSLRIIHEVELRDAEWIRSRYEQLSLIDEKQMNVVCHSQFY; from the coding sequence ATGGCTAGAGGTTGCAtattacaaagctgtaaccaagaaagtcattgcAGACTTCGTCAAAGATCGTAtttttgccgattcggagttcccgagtttattatcactgataatgcagccaatctcaacagtgatctaatgaaagccatgtgtaaAACTTTCataatcaagcacaagaattccacagcctatagacctcagatgaatgaagCCGTAGAAgacgccaacaaaaacatcaagaagatactaagaaagatggtagaaaaccacaaacaatggcacgagaaactaCCTTTTTCtctgttaggataccgcactacagttcgcacatcaaccggagcaacttcctatatgctagtttatggtaccgaagttgtcatCCGAGCTGAAGTAGAGATTCcctctttaagaatcatacatgaAGTTGAACTCAgagatgcagaatggataaggagccgatATGAACAATTGTCCCTTATAGATGAAAAACAGATGAATGTTGTATGTCACAGTCAGTTTTACTAG